One Rhizobium acidisoli DNA window includes the following coding sequences:
- a CDS encoding PAS domain-containing sensor histidine kinase, with translation MEDLDDLYENAPCGYLSLAADGVIVKANRTLAGWLGVQSFDLLGKRFYDLLSVPGKIFYETHFAPLLRMQGHFNEVALDLVGPDGQKLPVLANAAERRSNDGGVQFTRITLFQAVDRRRYERDLVDARNAADRARRELEELNRTLEERIDAGIAERLKLEQGLLAEKEVAHLREQFVAILGHDLRNPLASIAGGLNILSREPQSDKGRRVLTMMNQSTERMSSLIEDMLDLARCRAGQGIAVDPKPTDLRVVLEHVVQELQTANPERDIQSSLDIPDQVACDGGRVAQLVSNLIGNALTHGAPGLPVTVVAAPGPNEIIITVANEGDPIPRHVRDHLFEPFFRATGSAEKQGLGLGLFICSEIARSHGGRLEVHSDTKQTAFLFRMPV, from the coding sequence GTGGAGGATCTGGACGATCTCTATGAGAACGCCCCCTGTGGTTACCTGTCGCTCGCAGCCGATGGCGTGATTGTCAAGGCTAACCGCACGCTTGCCGGATGGCTTGGCGTGCAGAGCTTCGACCTCCTCGGCAAGCGATTTTACGATCTACTCAGTGTTCCAGGGAAGATTTTCTACGAAACCCATTTTGCGCCGCTGTTGCGAATGCAGGGACACTTCAATGAAGTCGCTCTGGATCTTGTCGGTCCGGATGGACAAAAGCTCCCCGTTTTGGCGAATGCAGCCGAACGCCGCTCGAACGACGGAGGTGTTCAGTTCACCCGTATAACCCTGTTCCAGGCGGTGGATCGACGCAGATACGAGCGCGACCTGGTGGATGCAAGGAACGCCGCCGATCGAGCCCGCCGAGAGCTCGAGGAACTGAACCGAACTCTGGAAGAGCGTATCGATGCAGGTATTGCCGAGCGGCTCAAACTTGAGCAAGGGCTGCTTGCGGAAAAGGAGGTGGCGCACTTAAGGGAGCAGTTTGTCGCGATCCTGGGGCATGACCTGCGCAATCCGCTGGCTTCCATCGCCGGGGGGCTAAACATTCTGTCGCGGGAGCCTCAGTCCGACAAGGGCCGGCGCGTTCTGACGATGATGAACCAAAGTACAGAGCGCATGTCCAGCCTGATCGAGGACATGCTCGATCTTGCGCGCTGTCGAGCTGGTCAGGGCATTGCAGTCGACCCTAAGCCAACCGACTTGCGCGTCGTACTTGAGCATGTTGTCCAGGAATTACAGACCGCAAATCCGGAGCGGGACATCCAGAGTTCACTGGATATTCCGGACCAGGTAGCTTGCGACGGCGGCCGGGTGGCTCAGCTGGTATCCAACCTGATCGGTAACGCGCTGACACACGGGGCGCCGGGGCTCCCGGTCACGGTCGTTGCGGCTCCAGGCCCGAACGAAATCATCATTACGGTTGCGAATGAGGGCGATCCAATTCCCCGACATGTGAGGGACCACCTGTTCGAGCCCTTCTTCCGAGCCACAGGTTCTGCGGAAAAGCAGGGGCTTGGCCTCGGTCTTTTTATCTGCAGTGAGATTGCTCGAAGCCATGGCGGTCGTTTGGAGGTGCACTCCGACACAAAGCAGACCGCCTTCCTGTTCCGTATGCCGGTCTAA